In Thamnophis elegans isolate rThaEle1 chromosome 4, rThaEle1.pri, whole genome shotgun sequence, the following proteins share a genomic window:
- the GINS1 gene encoding DNA replication complex GINS protein PSF1 isoform X2, which produces MKALYEQNQIDVNEAKSGHSELITTIKFRHCSLLRNRRCVVAYLYDRLLRLRALRWEYGSVLPNAVRFHMSADEVLWFNQYKKSLATYMRSIGGGNGLDLTQDIKPPKNLYIEVRCLKDYGEFEIDDGTTILLKKNSQHFLPRWKCEQLIRQGILEHILS; this is translated from the exons ATGAAAGCATTGTATGAGCAGAACCAAATTGATGT AAATGAAGCCAAGTCAGGTCACAGTGAGTTGATTACAACAATCAAATTTCGTCATTGCTCTCTGCTGAGAAACCGAAGATGTGTTGTTGCATACTT GTATGACCGCTTACTTCGCCTCCGGGCACTTAGGTGGGAATATGGTAGTGTCTTGCCAAATGCTGTCCGATTTCACATGTCAGCGGATGAA GTGCTTTGGTTTAATCAATATAAAAAGTCATTGGCTACCTATATGAGATcaataggaggaggaaatggcCTTGATCTTACACAAGATATTAAACCTCCCAAAAACTTATACATTGAA GTTCGGTGTTTGAAAGATTATGGAGAATTTGAAATTGATGACGGCACAACAATTCTGTTGAAGAAGAATAGCCAG cattTCTTACCACGCTGGAAatgtgaacaattaatcaggcaAGGAATTCTGGAGCACATCCTATCATAA
- the GINS1 gene encoding DNA replication complex GINS protein PSF1 isoform X1, producing MAVMFCEKATELVRELYRASDGQLPAFNEDGIRQVLEEMKALYEQNQIDVNEAKSGHSELITTIKFRHCSLLRNRRCVVAYLYDRLLRLRALRWEYGSVLPNAVRFHMSADEVLWFNQYKKSLATYMRSIGGGNGLDLTQDIKPPKNLYIEVRCLKDYGEFEIDDGTTILLKKNSQHFLPRWKCEQLIRQGILEHILS from the exons ATGGCGGTTATGTTTTGTGAGAAAGCGACGGAGCTGGTGCGAGAGCTGTACCGCGCGAGCGATGGGCAGCTTCCTGCCTTCAAC GAAGATGGAATCAGACAAGTACTTGAAGAGATGAAAGCATTGTATGAGCAGAACCAAATTGATGT AAATGAAGCCAAGTCAGGTCACAGTGAGTTGATTACAACAATCAAATTTCGTCATTGCTCTCTGCTGAGAAACCGAAGATGTGTTGTTGCATACTT GTATGACCGCTTACTTCGCCTCCGGGCACTTAGGTGGGAATATGGTAGTGTCTTGCCAAATGCTGTCCGATTTCACATGTCAGCGGATGAA GTGCTTTGGTTTAATCAATATAAAAAGTCATTGGCTACCTATATGAGATcaataggaggaggaaatggcCTTGATCTTACACAAGATATTAAACCTCCCAAAAACTTATACATTGAA GTTCGGTGTTTGAAAGATTATGGAGAATTTGAAATTGATGACGGCACAACAATTCTGTTGAAGAAGAATAGCCAG cattTCTTACCACGCTGGAAatgtgaacaattaatcaggcaAGGAATTCTGGAGCACATCCTATCATAA